The following DNA comes from Pradoshia eiseniae.
TCATTTTCAGGACCCTCTCCCAATTGGGCAAAAGAATCAATAGCCCTTCCTCCTTATTTCTTGCCTCTGCGTACGACATATAGCAGAAAACTTGATTAAAAGGGTCTTAGCTGGAAACTAGTGCTCGTTTCTTTGGCTTCCCGTTACCCATCTATGCGAGAAAGACCTTTTAACCATTGTTCATCCCACTGAAAGTAAGTTTCATTATTTTCATTTTGATTAAACAGGTCTTTAGGATAAGGCAAGGCAAGCTCCGGCATATTGTCCGGGCTAAAATATTGAAGTTCAGCCGTTTCGCTATCTATTGGTTCAAGTTTACCATGTTGAATGATGCACTCGAACATAAAGATGCTATATTCCACACGATGCCCATTAGGATATTGATATCGGAAATCTTTCCCGCCAAATACACCGAGTAATTTTCGCGGCACCACAAATAATCCTGTCTCCTCCCATACTTCGCGAACAACCGCTTGGGCTGGCGCTTCTCCAGGTTCAATTGCTCCAGCAGGAAGGCTCCACTTCTCTCCGTTACCCTTATTTTGAAATAAAATTTCTCCTAAATCATTTCGTATGATTCCCGCAACACTCGGTATAAAAATTTGTTCACTTCCAACTCTTTCTCGGAGATTTTTATAATAATCCGACATTCCCATATTCTAACCACCTTGAGGATAAAGTTTTGATACATGGCACTCAAACCAGATGTAAATCCTTCCCTAATTCGCAAAATCGATAGTTGTTCCAGCTTTTCCGGCGCTTCCTATAAATCTTTACGCACCCTCTGATCGCCGGAAGCTCGATTACTTGCCGCAGTTCAATTTGTCCTTCCCCATCTCCTTGCGAGTCAGGCATCTGCATAGCCCATACGACAGCTTCTTCCCTAGACTTCACATCAATTAAGATGAACCCGGCAATTAACTCCTTCGTTTCCGAAAAGGGACCATCCGTGACCTATGGCCTTCCGCCTTCACTAATTTCTCATTATACTTAGACATCGCTTCCCTGAGTTCTGGATTTGAAAGATTACCAGCTTCTGAATTTTTCAAGGCTTTGACAATAATCATATAGGCGCATAACACGGGATATATAAGTATTCTATATAGCCAGAGAGCAATCCTTCC
Coding sequences within:
- a CDS encoding NUDIX hydrolase, with product MGMSDYYKNLRERVGSEQIFIPSVAGIIRNDLGEILFQNKGNGEKWSLPAGAIEPGEAPAQAVVREVWEETGLFVVPRKLLGVFGGKDFRYQYPNGHRVEYSIFMFECIIQHGKLEPIDSETAELQYFSPDNMPELALPYPKDLFNQNENNETYFQWDEQWLKGLSRIDG